ACCTGCGAATGGTGTGTTTCGTTCCACCAAGCCTCACCCCCTCACTATACAAGGAGGTGACTGACCATACACTAAAGCACAGTTTCATAAACTCTGGACTACACGCTCTAGTCATTTTGCAAATTGCCTGACCAACACGGTACGGTTTGGACTTGTGGAGAATGTTGATAGACTGATGGAATTgctaaaatcaaatttttccactATTACTGAAAACGTTCTTTAGCCCAACTTTTTGTTATGCATTAACTAGTATTGATTTACACTCCGAGGATAGCGAGAGCATACATTTTGGCaaaatacatatttcaaattgaattaacATCTATTAGTCAGAATTACGGGTAGAGCGCATGAGGCCAAAGTCTGTGACTGTGCAATAAAGTAATGCCTCTTGTTCGACAGCCTTTTTCAAGTATAACATATGTTTACGACTACTCCAATGTTATATTTTCCTAACATTAAACGTGGAATTATCTCGTGATATAGATTATTGTCGATTAATATTCTGACACatgattttcattaatatcttcaatttttcttattacatCATCAAACAAGTCTGTAAGCAAGTAGTCTAACTGATATATTagttgcataaaaaaaaaaatcgaacaacCTGTATTAGAAATTTCATCGACGACGATGCAAAATATTGTAACTGGAATCCAGACAACACAAATTCCCCTCAGCCTGgccatattattttcatttgtctCCTAGTTTTTACCTCATACTTTCTACGTGGCTTCAATAATGTAGTCAGTGAAATAAAACTAACAATATGACATTTATTATGTTGATCTAGGCCTGACACTGAGTCATGCAGGGGTATCGCTCCAAACAACAACGACCAAACCTGGAACTACCGTAATGCAGAGCACTCCGTCCACAGAGGGTATAGCTCACATGGTTACTCCTTTGGGGAACCAGCATACCCCCTTATCCGGCTTGACGCCTCTCGTGACGCCAGTGACTGTAGTGTCACAGGGAAATCAAGTAACTGCTCATATACTGGCGCCTTCTAATCTTGCCGGTAAAATGATCACAACCCCGATACTGAAGTCAGTTGGTCAGATGCCGCTCGTAAATGCGCAATACCTCAATACGGCCACTTTGGTGAAACCGGTTGTTGTTGTTAGTTCACCGTCAACCACGGCCTCGACTACTGCTTCGAATTCGCTACCTACCTCAACAACACGTTCTAATGTCTGacagaataaattttttaataatatcacGTGAGGCATGGTGAGTGTAAATGCGATTACCTGCGTTTTGTCGTACGAAGTAAAAAAACGGAAATATCAACGAACGTGCACAGGCGTTTTGATTGTGGGGAGGTTTGGCTATCCAGGGCAGAATATTGAGACCTTTTCTCAAATCGTCCTTGCATGGAATCTCTACATTCTCAAGGACAGTATTTATTCGAAATTCTGTACATCTAGCAAGTAAGTGCAAGATATTGGGATTTAAAAGTATAGACGCCGATAACAACTCTGGGATAATGAACACTATTGACATACTTGCTATTTTGGAAGACAGGCATTGGGATATTACTTTCATGGAATAATCTTAGCCTGAAACTTCTACATCCTCAAGTGCTGTATTTATTtagaatttattattattattttttcttctcatttcttCCTAAATTTTTCTGAATCCAAGGAAGCCAACACTGCAAACTTTCGTTCAACCTATtcgaatattaaaatatattgaCGACTTGATCACCATCTCtttaaattgttatttattgaattaatAGGTGTGCTACTGCTATGTGTAGGATTTGATGTAGCCAAAGATTTTATGTAGGTGGGTTTGAGGAATTGTATTGCAAATCATGCAATCTTCTAGTTCGTACGTAACCAGGGCTTTCTACTTGTGAGTATACCGAAATCAgcataataattacataatataaatatacaatatcacataaatataaaattaaaaattctcacTTTGGCTAGAGATATAGGATTGCATGAACATGCTTGGAAACATGTCTTTCCTGTAGTACATACAAACCAGGGattcataatttattgttacatGCAGGGGTTGAAATTACTCTTGATCAAAATAAAGGAAACAAGCAAGGTTTGTTAAAACTAAGACTATCATTGCAATTgctataattcatttttttcttgtggGGTATATAGAGCTGATGTTTGAAACGTAAATTATATGGAGATGTACAGCACAGAGTTCAAACGCTTGAATGATAATGAAGACATACCATGACGTAGCAATGTAAATATGTACTTGAGAAAGACTATTAATATCTATATTCTAAATTATAGTCAAAGTTCAAAGCTGATATCAAGTAAATAAATGTGTCaatgattttttctcttcatatttttgttgATATTGTCCTTTTTCATGTATAGGGCtattaaaatgtaaaattatagATCAATTCTCCAGACCTTCAACTCTTAACGGTTAAACACTTGTCtagagggaaaaaatatttcatttactcgactggtaaataaataaatatatcctCAAATCGACATGGTCCAAAAAGTAGGCAGATTAATGAAAAGACCTCGAGGTTTCAATCTCTGTTTATACTTGGCAGATCTCTCTGTTATCAAAGTAAAGCATGCTCGGTATTTTATTAACCTACGTAAAATCTTTGTTATGGTGAGAGAGAATCTGAATGTCTGATGGCTCATTGGTTATTCTATGACGAATCAGTGATATGGAGATATATAGTTGGAACATTTTGTAGTTACTAAATAAAATACTCTTAATAAGATGTATGCAGAACAATTCACACAGCTCAGCATCAGAATGTTTATTGGATTTGAGAGCATTATTTGCGCGTCAGAAGTAAGTGAATAAAtcttgagaaaataaatgtaatGGATATTACATAAAATTCGCCCTATTCTccttaaaaaaatgtatttcttgaaaaatatgcgTTAATCTGCATATATCCCACTTGGTATGTTCTTTTACTCaccatcaaaaaaattgaggatTGCGACTGTTAATTAGTTTCTTTCCAATGAACTTTGAAATGTGGTTTGGCTCGTGAAGCGGAACTGGCTTGAACTGCTTGAATAAAAGAACATGCCTCGAACTTAAAAATTGTTCGTTATTTCTgtaataatgtttttttttctcttcaccgCACTATTGCATGAACACCCAGAGTCAGTAACAGTTGTTAACTTAATTTGCGATTGCTATCATACCTGTACTTGgcgtaatttatttttttttgcaatacaACTGTGCTCATCACATTATCTGTTTGACTTGGCTTATGGCTACATCTATCATGTCAGTATTTGGAGCATGAtcagatttgaattttctatatTGTATAGAGATTTTCCGAAAGTATGgccaatttttaaaaagaatattaacaATTATCGTGATTGCAAAGCATCCGAGGGTGTCTCTTcatttggaaaagaaaatgttaaTATGATTTGATTGTTAGTAAAATATCATCTGCTGCTGCAatgtttttgaatattttgtaaCACATTTTGGCTCCGCTGATTTCATCGAGAATAGAATGAGCCTATACTACATATGAAAAATTACGTGGTTGATAACTGAATGTTTGACAATGGAAAGATGACCATTATCCATTGGtcaatttgtataatttgacgaaattcaaaattcggaCACGTTTACGTTCGTATCATCAGGTGTTACGTCGattctttggaaaaaaaagctGGGTTGAATAACAACTTGATTCGTCAAAAGTGTTTCTGAatattatatcatatataATAATGCAGAAACGTATGTAATGACCTGACTTTAGAAACTAATCGAGTTAATCACTTTCATAAAGTGTTGTAAACGGACTTtgcaatataattttttgaggCAATAGCTGTGCTTATCACCGTAAGCGACCTCAAGGAATAGAAGACCCACACAAGAACAAAAGCTTCTGATTGGAAGTTTGACCAATCAGATTTGTTTGTTCCTTTTAACAATAAAACCGTAGGAGGTCGTTCCATGTGTTGAATGCAGCTAATACATTAAACACGCCAGCCGCTTGATCAAGATATTTTGTcacatttttatatcaattcaTGCCTTGtgcattatttttcttatttactaACAAATACGAAATCCAACATACCACGTTTGGTAAATCGAATGGCTTCtgtgtatacatatctatGCTTAGTTTTCCTTCGTCTTTAAATTAAACTAATTTCTTATATTCTCATTTCTTGACAAGTTCAATTTTACGTAATGCTTTTTATATATACCATATATGGACTGATTTTGGCACGTTTTGAACGAAAAGGTTGTTATATTCTCGGCATGTGTGATTGTTGGCAGTTTTGCCACTGTCTACTTTCGTATACTAGTATTAAACATGCGTATTgtacctttttctttttctgtttttcctttttattaaattattttttattattgtaaatcCACAGTGTGATTTTATATCTTCCAGTAAAGTCAACTTACTGGCAATTGTACAACCTTGTCATACTGGCATTTAAAATAATCGGTGCCGCAACATGGCTATTCGTAGTTCACCTTCACGCATATCTCATATGTACAGGGTGCCTATGATAATTAAAGACGATTTAGAGTTTGTATGGTTTACCAAATTCTCACTTGTACATTTATATAGACTGTGGATAGTAAATGTCATCATTGTCTTTTACAAAGTTCTTagtggtttatttttttcttagtcGTCAAATCATTTCACATACATAATATTGTGCATAAATGTCCGGTTTTCTTTCGAAACGAAATGCTGTTTATCAATTTAGTAAAAACCCAAATGGCAAATAGCCTATTCTCGTTTgctatcattttttatacagcatatgtatacgtacatatgaAATCATTGTTCATCTTATGctaatatgtatgtaaaattaattgctTTTACTGTGCTCATGTTTGCTGCAAGCGAGAATACGCAGTAAGGCAAGTGTACTAGTTATTGACACCCTTAGACGcaattattgacccttttatttcacaaaattattaatttacagcacaaattgtgaatttctcaatgactaaaaccaattgctagaGGGTTGGAcactacaaatttattttcttgtaattttagaactaaggatcaaccagatacaaccaaaaatggtcaataattgggacagggtcaataactggtacacttaccttacaTAATTATCTAAGATCTCAGTTTTGACAGCAATCGTATGTCAAAGAAAGTCGCAAACTGATAATATCAGAACTAAATCAACATCATTATAAGCTATTATTGTTACATGCAATTAATGTTAAATTGCCTAATCATTGAAATAGGTTTAAAGACAAAGTGGTACACTGTAATAACAGATgaacttttttaaaaagtggtaaaaacaaacaaatacaggaaagaaaatgaatctTCTAAATATGCAAGGCAACCGAGATTTAATAGTGGGTTGGGTATGGGTTGAACGAGAAGGAAGGGAGAGTGTACACGAACAATGTGATATaagtaattaataaaattaattaacaaacGTAATAATtaagggaaataaaaattatttccgttGTAGGCATCCGCCGTTAATTATATTATCCAACTAACatctcaaaaataaaaataaattgaaaacaaaacgaaaaaaaaaatacaacaaaaaacaTAATTACCATAATTGTACATAGTATACAAAACAAATGAATcacgaaatataattatattgaataCAACACGAACGCCCAATTTTTACTCCACTGGACGTATATATTCCAGCGCTGTATATCCCATGCAATGAAGTTCATAAAACATACTTTGAATGGCAAGCGTATCGGGATAAATGAAACATAACAACAAATGAAACATAGAACTTGTCGAAGTGTGTTTTATTAACTCGGTCGTCCTGTATGTGTCAATTGTACATAGTAAAAAGAAAGTTTCTGATGAAGAAGGGAAAAGAATGATGCAATCCATATTGAACAAAATGGGTTACACTTCtctttttgtctttttctttcactttcacCAGCTGGAAAAACATTATCTGTATTTGCTCATACACTGGACAGTACAAGTTAACTGACGTCCAAATCTTGCAAGTtgcactgtttttttttctttttttttttttatgcaaaactCGCTTGACAAAGCATAATCAAAATTATAGCCttgattgattatttatatactGACGAGTAAGTATATTCAGATACAGTGTGAGGAGGAGGGTGTTTACTATGTATGAATAAATTCCGCTTCAACGTAATTAACTCAATACAAATTGTAACGgtggaaaattacaaatttttcagagGTAATCAATGATCTATAAATTACGCGAACGATGTTAAATTATTACACTCACGTGTGTACTTCGCAATATAAAATTTCGACTGAGAATTATTTGCTTATCTGTACGTAGACAGATATGAGAACTGTAGCACATGTAATGTTTGAGAATTGTCAGTGTAAAAGAACTACCTGTAGCGAGAGACAACAAAACTAATCTAGATAATTCTAAAGTATTACGGTATCGTCAGTACAATGAAGTGATAAATTCTAAAGTGAACAAATTGCATTTTCATCAATCAATGCAATCAAGTTTCCAGATATGTAGTCATATAAGTTTATTTCTGTCTAGAAACGACTCTCATGTAAACGAtcgttataggtatatatgttatgaaatttgtaacaaattttatGGTATATTGATTACAAATCTCTtgtaattattactattatacatatgcTGTTGTCATCTGATCGTGACTAATAATCATCTCACCACCAACTTTATatgatatgaaatattttttcatcaattattcaGTTCCACAAAATAGGATTCGCCGGGTGTTACATTTACCTATATACATAACTCTGAACAATTCCTAATTCTGTAGTGCAGAGTTGTTACCATAAGAAACAGTAGTTGGCTTGAATATGCCTGTCATCCTTTTGAtcggaaataaataataatacgtgtCTTATAATATTCTAAGTGTTACTTATGATAGGAATTAGATAGTCAGAATGTAAGGTATGTATGGTTAGTGGAACAGAGACATAAGATTTAAAGTTATTTGAAGTAACTGTGTATCTAGATTACTCGTAAATTGGTCTTCTGCTGtgtttcgttatatttttgCGATACGTATAAGTTAGAGAgaagatgaataaataaataactacaTAAATCTATTTGTGTATAGTATAAGCTGAAACAAATCTCTCCAAGTCTTATGTCCAGGTTCAAAAGTACGTTGACATATGTAGGTAGTCGGGGTGGTGTTGCTGATATTACATGCAGCTAGCGTATCATGATTTTCGAAATGTTTATACCAAAAGAATTTCATCAGCTAGAATCATATTATAttactgtaatttttaataagtAAGAATTATTCACAATTTCTTGTACCACGATAATATAGTTTAAAGTTATTGTCAGCTACGATGTAACAGTCTGGTATCATCTCTTTGTCgcttttcttggaaaatagcaTATTTAAGGGGGTATAATGCATTGAAAGCGCATATTTTTGTACTATCTCCGTAtctaaaatgaatttcatagtAACGTAGTTTTACCAGAGCATTTTCTTATCTTTCTTGAGTAGTACCAAAAACTAAGTTTCTTTATTCCTACCTGTGTTGAAAAACAATGTCCGCCTCTCATCGCCTTTGCATTGAATATCCTCTTTAAATTTGATAGATTTGAATTCTCGAGAAGGTTTACACCTTATGTCGACTGATTTTactcttaatatttttctcattcattttaaaaacacttttataCTCTCATCATATTATACGTTATGAATGAATTCTTTTGAGACACACGAgtctttcaaaaatattccctCTTACAATGTACATGCCTTTACTGATTAACCGCAAGTTGCTTTGAAGAATGTaaaaatctcatttattgattatttacACCATTTCATCATAATTAATTGCAAGTTATTCACAAATTTAGCAAATTAAATTACTGATCCAGAGTTCTAGCTTGTTGTTTTCGTTGCACAAATTCATAGTTGAACTGTTCCTTGTTATGGATTAGGAATAATATACCCTATATCCATCCAAGTAACTTTATGTACAcaataaaaaatcaagaagttaccatatttttttacattacatGAAATTGGTCAAAAACGTAGCGAGACTAAACGGACTGAATTTTggatattaaatttcattctaTTATGAATTGAAGTTACGACTGAATGGTCTGTAGGTAGTGGATTGGGAAAACTGAGAAGTTATTTGTTCTCCTGTATATTAACTCTGTAAATTTCTGTATATAAACACCTTGATAATATTGGTAAGTTTAATGAATGTCTATGTGTTATAATTAATGATGGCAAGTGAGGTTACGATtctatgtaaataaaataagtcgAGTCTTACTTGctgtaataaaatcaattaaaaaaaaaaagaaaaaatgaagtgAATAAGTCATTGATGCATCAACATCGCTTTTCTCCGTCATATTACCAAGTAAAAATATCGCTTCATGCATTAATTTTTGCAGGCATAGCATTTGTCAGTTtgctttaattttttattaaaaatattcatattattcgagaatcatttcttattatacttttattttaaattctgaaCTGTGGAAACACAATGAAGTAATACAATTAATATCTACAGCTAAAGGTATTTCCTTAAATTGGTAATAGAGCTTAATTTAGTTTTCTGATTTTTAAGATGTTGagaatatgtataatgtgtacCATAAGATTTACAGGTAATAACGATAATGTTAGAAACgtacgtaattttttcttcttttaaacTGCTTTGAAATAAGAACATATTCTTTCAGAGATTCCTTGGACTACGCAATGAGAAATGGAGTCGTATATCGAACGATACATGTACTATTTTCAATTGGGCTACGATATGCAGTCATAATTATGAAAGTATTTATTGCATATCTATATGTCAAATACActtttaatttgaataatatagAAACTGAAAGCCTGATTGAGTCATGTTACGTTCAAAATACTTGACATAAACATAACATTTTGTTTGAtatgaatgaaacaaatatAGAATCATCGTGTCATTGGATAATTATATGATGAGTATTAATAAGTTTCACGATGAATGTTATTAATACAATAACAATATTGTTATTTCGAAGATAAGCTTTTTACGACTATGATAGATTCATTGACCCCAAACACCCAGGGTTTCTATTCATTGGTGTGAAATCAACGGAAGACCCAGTGCCCCTAGACCTCAAAACTTTATTCATGGTCGGAATTTGAAACTCTCTGTTACATTCCGATAGTGACGTAACATACTGTCTACCAGAATGCGATGACAGGCTGAAGTTATTTGAGTTGGTACTCAGTGGGGTAGAAAAAGTGACCTTTGAATCATTTGGCTGGTATCtgtaaagaaattttgaatgagtaattttctaaaatatgtTACCTCAGTATTTCAGAGCAGAATTTCATCTCTTCTGAAATGAAGGAATGATTGGATTTGGAACTGGTATTGTACTTTCAATGTCACATGAAATACCTTTTTTTATAAGGGTATTGATTCAATGTAGACGCACCGCTACTTTGACTTTGGTTACTCAGAATGTTACTGTATGGGCTGTTCTGGCTGTTTTGAAGGGCCAACTTTAGTTGGATATTTTCATGTTCTAATCTGCGtatcttttttgtttcgtctTTAAGCTTCACGATTTTCATCTCCATACTTGCGCATATTTGCTTCACACATGTGTATTTCTTTTCCTGAAAATTCAACAGTGTGAACTCTAGTTAAACTGTGATGCCGAGGAAATGTGAGAAAACGTAAATAGTTTCTGAAAGCTTGCTTTGAGTTTCTGCACGCCCCGTTTTTGTCAAGTAAGTTACACTCCTGAAATTATAACTTCTAATATTTATGTTCCAAAATAATTTACCTGTTATAAGAGTGCTTCAAATATTACATAATTCTGTACTGAGTGTTATTGCTTTTGAGGCGTACAAAATTATACATGACGTTTTCACATGAGAATAATATATTGAAACGAAGTAACACATACGATTTCATAGTATCTTTTTGCCACAATGCGATTTTGCTCCTCTTGGAAAGTAGCGATATTTACTATCTGCTGTAGGGTATCTCTTAAGGATGAAAAGTATGAAGCGATATGACTTTCCAATGGTTCTTGCAGGCGTATCGTGGCCACACCGATTGCATTGCATATGACGCATTGTTTTTCTGCTGCATTTTGACGTAATGAGATGTGTTTATGAATGGGAAGAATATAATGGAAACAGAATATTGTCATTATTGAACTGCTTCATAATTATTGGATGCTGcgcataaaattttattcaggcTTCATCTATAAGATGAACAGATGGAGTGGAAATtgattcaacatttttttttgggatCCAGCCTTTACGGTGACTTGAAATTATACCTTCTAAGCGAAACGAATGTATTATACGACTCATCTTTGCTAGTGTAAGTACTCAGCGGTAAATGAAACTGAATTCATTTACAATGATATTgcggaatggaaaaaatattcaaagtgTTCAGATGATGAAGAATAATAGCTGCAAAAATATTAGTGATTTGCCAAGAAAAGACTTTTGTCATTTCAAATATCGAACAATTGGAGTAGTTCTCTTGTATTGCAACAGAtaacaattgaaattaatatattcTTAGTTCGCATTGCAGATTTTTTGTGTGATTAATCTTTGCAACTTAGATCTTGATTTCTCccaatttaattataattattcatctAATACCTTATTATTGTATATCTTATACCTTGGCCGATACATTTTTGGCAATAGACATGTCCACATTTAGTCAGAGTGAAAGGTTCCTTCGCAACTTCAGCTCTGGTGTAGCAGTTGTTACAACGAATCCACCTCATGGCTTGGAATTTAATGATCTGCTATTGTATGTATGCTCTATAAGTAAGTTTCACAAGAAAATGTTATTAAACAATGAGTctcactgattgtgagagtgCGACAAAATCCTACGACTATTTTTTATCTGAATATCACTGAATTCCGTTGGACAAGTTTTTGTAGTAAGGTGTTTGGTTTCGAAGTGTTTCCACTTGAAAATTTGGCCGTTCTTCGTTTTTGCTGTTATGTGAGTGAATGAATATTTAGGCCGGTAGGCAATCTTCTTCGGATTAATGCACCTTACAAGTGATCTTCTTTACATTTAGCATGTAAGTTGTGCGATTTCCGGTCCCGAAATACTTCACAAGCGAACTAACGGTGCGACTGTGCCTAAGGCGGTCAAATTCGTGATGAGAATAGTTAACAATCGGCAATTTTCATGACAAAACGGTTCCTCAACGTACAATTCAAAATCGAACAGCCGCGAATGTAGCTCTGAATTCCTATTGGTCGGTCGTCCTGGATGTTGATGGGCTGCTTCGTGCCACGCCTCAGCAACCCCCTGCCCCGCCCGTCACGCGGTGGATTTTCCTCATTGCACACACGCGAGTGTGTTTCATGATGGTTCATGTATGAACGCAATGTTCTATGTTGGGCTGTACACGAGTGTTCCGAATACATGCTACAAATATTTCGGGCCAAATCGGTGCTGCGAGGCAGATATCACGATAGGCGAACGAGGCGTGCTGCCCCAGATTCAGCCAATCGGTGCTACGAACCTGGGGGAAATTAGCCTAGGGAAAATATTCGCGATATAATATGGAACACGGGCTTTGCAGTCGGAGGGGCTGCTCGCACACGTTactcatattttttcatctgtcAATTTCAGGGCTTAGATAGGCTTGAGCTTGATCAACCGGGACACGCAGAGTGCGAATAATTATACGAGCGACGCATCGTTGAGAAAAGTGGATTAAAAGTGGTAATCGTGAGTCTTCGATACATAGTTTGAACTGATCTAGGTAAGAATGTCGAGCGAAAGCGTCAAAACGGTGAGTGTATTTCATTACAGCTTAACGAAGCACTCGTTTGTATGCATTATCTTGCCATTTCGAGGGAGCATGCAGATTGTAAACAAAGGTCCAGATAATATTTTGCTAGCTCTACTAGTATTTGGATCGtcgtgttttttaaaattccatTCGTTTTTAACCAGGATTCTACTTGGCTCGAGGAAACCTTTGATGAATTGTTTTATGAGAAACCGGACGTATGGGGAGATAATATTATTGCAACGTTAGATACACACATGCATGCATGCTGCACCTAACCCCTAGGTCGTGCATTCTTTTCAGATTAGTCATGTCATTGAATCAATAACACTGTTTTCAAATAGGATTCTGTCCAATTTCAATGGAAAAACAATGTTAAGTCACCACTTCTGGTATTAGGAAATGAGAATTTCCTTCATTTGCTATAGATATTATGTCGGGTATGCGGAAGTTGGtgacttttttcaaaacttgcgACTTTCTTTTGTCCCATATTTATCAGCACCACAATTCGATCTAGTATTTGtattcatttataaatttaccgCAGTTTGCCAGCCTTGAGACACCTGGATATGTTGGCTTCGCTAATCTGCCAAATCAGGTTCATCGAAAGTCTGTTAAAAAAGGGTTCGAATTTACTTTAATGGTCGTCGGAGAGTCGGGCCTTGGAAAATCAACGCTAGTGAATAGCCTCTTCCTCACAGATTTGTACCCGGAAAGAATTATTCCTGACGCAGTTGGTTAGTACATACAGAACTGGCTAGTTTCTGTATTTTCATATGTATCAATTTATATCctaataaatcaataaatatctACAACAATCGATAAATGATTCCCAGTGCATTGATATTTTACTGCGtcttatacattttttttagaaaaaacgAATCAGACTGTGAAGCTTGATGCTTCAACTGTAGAAATTGAGGAACGCGGTGTGAAACTTAGATTGACAGTAGTGGACACTCCTGGATACGGAGATGCTATCGACAATACTGACAGTTTCAGAGCCATTATTCAGTATATTGATGACCAATTTGAAAGATTTCTTAGAGACGAAAGTGGCCTTAATCGTAGAAATATTGTGGATAACAGAATCCATTGCTGTTTCTACTTTATATCTCCGTTTGGTCACGGGTAAGCATTAACCAACGTTTGTACTGTGGAATATGAACATGACTCATGTTTAAGGAAAGGCTTTTGGAAATAAATACCTGCTTGAGAATTATGTAGCATGGAATTGTTCGTTCACTTGCAGAATAAGTTTTTCACAATATAATTACAACATTACAATCTCTGCCCTTCCCCATTTGTAGAAGTTAACTTATTCTAATCCTTTTTAGAAAATCAAATTCACTAACATAGTGTGTCTTCAGGTTAAAGCCTTTGGATATTGAATTTATGAAACAACTGCACAACAAGGTCAATATTGTACCAGTAATAGCAAAGGCGGATGTGCTGACGAAAAAGGAAGTTCTTCG
The Neodiprion lecontei isolate iyNeoLeco1 chromosome 3, iyNeoLeco1.1, whole genome shotgun sequence DNA segment above includes these coding regions:
- the LOC124293668 gene encoding uncharacterized protein LOC124293668 isoform X2, whose protein sequence is MSIAKNVSAKEKKYTCVKQICASMEMKIVKLKDETKKIRRLEHENIQLKLALQNSQNSPYSNILSNQSQSSGASTLNQYPYKKRYQPNDSKVTFSTPLSTNSNNFSLSSHSGRQYVTSLSECNREFQIPTMNKVLRSRGTGSSVDFTPMNRNPGCLGSMNLS
- the LOC124293668 gene encoding RING finger protein narya isoform X1, translated to MRWIRCNNCYTRAEVAKEPFTLTKCGHVYCQKCIGQAEKQCVICNAIGVATIRLQEPLESHIASYFSSLRDTLQQIVNIATFQEEQNRIVAKRYYEIEKKYTCVKQICASMEMKIVKLKDETKKIRRLEHENIQLKLALQNSQNSPYSNILSNQSQSSGASTLNQYPYKKRYQPNDSKVTFSTPLSTNSNNFSLSSHSGRQYVTSLSECNREFQIPTMNKVLRSRGTGSSVDFTPMNRNPGCLGSMNLS
- the LOC107223172 gene encoding septin-1 isoform X1, which codes for MSSESVKTFASLETPGYVGFANLPNQVHRKSVKKGFEFTLMVVGESGLGKSTLVNSLFLTDLYPERIIPDAVEKTNQTVKLDASTVEIEERGVKLRLTVVDTPGYGDAIDNTDSFRAIIQYIDDQFERFLRDESGLNRRNIVDNRIHCCFYFISPFGHGLKPLDIEFMKQLHNKVNIVPVIAKADVLTKKEVLRLKKRVMEEIEGNGIKIYPLPDCDSDEDEDYKEQVRQLKEAVPFAVCGANTLLEVKGRKVRGRLYPWGVVEVENPDHCDFIKLRTMLITHMQDLQEVTQEVHYENYRSERLAKGAPAPPRRQTIIESEKTNTVSEKDRILQEKEAELRRMQEMVAQMQAQMQQQQP